The DNA sequence TCAGCATTAAGCGATTTTTTTAACGATTTAAATTCATTTTGAGCGGCTAATAAGTCTTCGGGATTTTTGTAATCTTTTTCGGTTAACTGTTTAATTTTATCGCTGTAATCCTGGAGAACTTTCTCATCGGGAAGCTGTGAGAACTGTTCTTTTAGTTTTGCGTCGTGAGCTGAATAGCTAGCTTTTACTGCTTCTTTCGCTTTGTCGGTCTGCAGTGGTATTTTCGCTATCACCTCATCAACCGAGGGCAACTTCACATCGAACCCCATACCGGTTTCAGCCTCTTCAGGGGCATCACTTTCCACCGGCAGGTATACCTCACCAGCCTTGCTACGCTGACTATCAAAGCGAACGCCCGTCACGGCCAATTCATCAATTATGATTTTTTTCATTAGTAACGGCAAAAATTCAATTTCTGCTGTTACTGATTCCAGCTGTACTTGGTTGTGGGTTGGCTTGGCCGGATCGGTTATTTGAATTCCCGACACCGTTACCCCAAAAGGTGAATAACTGTGGCTAACGCTACTTACATTTACCTCTGCTCCTACGGCATCTCCAGCAACGGCTTCAATGCCCTTTGCTATCCAGCTGTCTACAAAAAAATGTGTTACCGCTATAAGCAGCGCGATAACCCCAACAAAAATACCTAATCCACTCCAACGAATCATTTTCATATTTTCACTCCCCAAGCCCGGTCATTCGCTGCACAAGGGTACTGGCACGTAACATTTGTACAATTTTCCATTTACTTATTGCCGACAAAAATCTTTCTCTATACTGCACAATAAGCAGTTTACTTAACACCAGAACGACAGGAGCCACCACTAGGCTCACGACCAAACTACCCATTGTTAACGTGTGGTTAAACTGAGTGAGGCGGCCCAAGCCAGAGCTGTAGAGCGACTGCCATAAGGCCTGCGCAGATGGCGCAGAAAGCAGGCTTTCCCCTACACCGATGAGCAGTGGGTCGAAAAGCATAGCCAGCCCCGAAAAGAGGGCTACCGCGAGAACAAAGC is a window from the Teredinibacter franksiae genome containing:
- a CDS encoding TIGR03545 family protein; this encodes MKMIRWSGLGIFVGVIALLIAVTHFFVDSWIAKGIEAVAGDAVGAEVNVSSVSHSYSPFGVTVSGIQITDPAKPTHNQVQLESVTAEIEFLPLLMKKIIIDELAVTGVRFDSQRSKAGEVYLPVESDAPEEAETGMGFDVKLPSVDEVIAKIPLQTDKAKEAVKASYSAHDAKLKEQFSQLPDEKVLQDYSDKIKQLTEKDYKNPEDLLAAQNEFKSLKKSLNAEKSKINNFRKSAKDASGRLIKNIAALQTATRVKITTR
- a CDS encoding TIGR03546 family protein; the encoded protein is ISSETNPWQIAFAIMLGMIVGITPLYRLHNLIILFIVLFFRVNIASFVLAVALFSGLAMLFDPLLIGVGESLLSAPSAQALWQSLYSSGLGRLTQFNHTLTMGSLVVSLVVAPVVLVLSKLLIVQYRERFLSAISKWKIVQMLRASTLVQRMTGLGE